The genomic DNA CCGACGCGAGCCGAGCGACCGGAGTCGTCACGGACCGACGCTGCCGCAGCCGATCGCGGCCGCTCTCCCGCGTCCGGCGACCGCCCGTCGGAATCCGAGCCGTCCCGGCACGCCCCCGTAACGAGCCCGTCGGTCGACGGCGACCTCGAGGCTGCCCGCGACGCGCTCGTCCGGTCTCTCGAGACGTTCGCGAAAAAAGCCGCCGCGACGGACGACCCCCGCTACGCGACGGAGTGTCTCGAGGCGGCCCACGAAGCCGGTGAGGCGCTGTCGAGCTTGCGCTAACGGGCTCGCGACGCTGCACCGCTCGCGAACTCGCGTTCCGCGCCCTCGAACCGTCGTGAGCCGTCGTCCGGTCGACCGATCCGGAGACGAATCATCTATCAATAGATATATATTTGGTGCGTTCACATCATTGATTAAGACTTTACGAGGGGGATGGATCGGCGGCTGCGTGCGCCGATCTACGGGTATCGTCGTTCGCCCTCCGCGTTCCCAGGCCCGTCCCCTCGTGAAGCAACGGACTCACAACACCCAACAATGGCACTCGGATTCGTCGTCCTGCTTACGGTACTCGTCGTCTGCAGCGGACTCGTCGGAACCTGTGCGATCTGTCTCGATCGGACCGCCATCAGTCGAACGGCGGCCGAACTTGATCACCGTTTCGTCGAAATCTCCCCGTATCTCGCCGTAACGGGGGTGTTCTTCCTGGCGAAACGAGCGACGCACGGGCACAGTTTACGGCTCTCGCGCGCCCTCGACTGGGACCTCACCGCGGAAATATACGCGCTCGAAGGGGAGTTCGTCGCGTTCCTCCAGACCGTCGTCCCCCAGGCCACGCTGGAGTTCTTCTCGGCGATGTACATGTTCGGGTTCCCGTACCTGCTGGTGACCGCGCCGATCCTCTACTTCCTGTTGCCGTCCCAGCGCCATCTCAAGGAACTCCTCGTCGCGTACCTGCTGAATTACCTGATCGGATCGCTCTTCTACACGCTGTTTGTCGTCTACGGACCGCGTAACCACCTGTCGTCCGTCGACGGACTGATGTACTCGTTCTACCCCCAAACCCAGGAGATGACGGCAGCAGTCTCGGCGAACACGAACGTGTTCCCCTCGCTGCACACGTCGCTGTCTGTCGTCGTCATGCTGCTCGCCTGGCGGTCGCGCCGGGAGCACCCGCGGTGGTTCCCGATCGCGTCGTTCGTGACCGCTTGCGTGGTCTTCTCCACGATGTATCTGGGAATCCACTGGTTGATCGACGTCATCGCCGGCGTCGCGCTCGGCGTCGGAAGCGTCTTCGCCGCCGAGTGGCTCGTCGATCGGGCGGAAGGCGACACCGGTCGGGTTTCCGTTCCGGACGATCGCGAGGACGGGATCGCGTCCGACGCGAGCGACTGAACCGTCCGGCGGCTAGGTGCCCGTGTAGTCGCTGCCGACGACCTCTCGAATCCGCTCGGCGGTTACCTTGCCGACGCCGTCGGCCGCCTGTAACTCGTCTTCCGTCGCGATCATCACCCCCTCGACCGTCCCGAACTCCTCGAGCAGGGATCGCGCGGTGACGGGGCCGATTTCGGCGATCGATGCGACGACGTACTCCTGCTGTTCGCTCAGGGTCTTGCTGCCCTTCTCGCCGTGGACCGAGACCTCTCGATCGGCGGTCGACTGTTCACGGCCGGCGATCACCGCCAGTAGCTCGGTCGTATCGGCCTCGCTCTCGGTTCGCAGAACGCTCGCACCGAAGTCGACGGCGAGACTCGAGAGCGCGCCACGGACCGCGTTCGGGTGGACGTCCCGCTGTTCGTACAGTCCCTCGCCCTCCACGATCACGATCGGCCGTGAGTAGTGGCGGGCCATCGCGCCGACCTGCTCGAAGACCGATCGGTCGCCGCCGACCA from Natrinema salaciae includes the following:
- a CDS encoding phosphatase PAP2 family protein, whose amino-acid sequence is MALGFVVLLTVLVVCSGLVGTCAICLDRTAISRTAAELDHRFVEISPYLAVTGVFFLAKRATHGHSLRLSRALDWDLTAEIYALEGEFVAFLQTVVPQATLEFFSAMYMFGFPYLLVTAPILYFLLPSQRHLKELLVAYLLNYLIGSLFYTLFVVYGPRNHLSSVDGLMYSFYPQTQEMTAAVSANTNVFPSLHTSLSVVVMLLAWRSRREHPRWFPIASFVTACVVFSTMYLGIHWLIDVIAGVALGVGSVFAAEWLVDRAEGDTGRVSVPDDREDGIASDASD